A DNA window from Aureibaculum sp. 2308TA14-22 contains the following coding sequences:
- a CDS encoding nucleoside deaminase, which yields MLNPFDDTYFMKRALQEAETAFDKNEVPIGAVIVIKNQIIARAHNLTETLNDVTAHAEMQAFTAAADYLGGKYLKDCTLYVTLEPCQMCAGASYWTQIGKIVYGAKDEQRGFEHYNTQLHPKTKVIGGILETECSDLIKRFFIEKRNLN from the coding sequence ATGCTCAATCCTTTTGACGATACGTATTTTATGAAACGTGCTTTACAAGAAGCCGAAACTGCTTTTGATAAGAACGAAGTACCTATTGGAGCGGTTATTGTAATTAAAAACCAAATTATAGCAAGAGCACACAATTTAACGGAAACACTAAACGATGTTACTGCACATGCCGAAATGCAGGCCTTTACCGCCGCAGCTGATTATTTGGGTGGAAAATATTTAAAAGATTGTACGTTGTATGTTACTTTAGAACCTTGCCAAATGTGTGCGGGTGCAAGCTATTGGACTCAAATAGGTAAAATAGTGTATGGTGCAAAAGATGAGCAACGCGGTTTTGAACATTACAATACACAACTGCATCCTAAAACAAAAGTAATTGGAGGCATCTTAGAAACTGAATGTAGCGACCTAATTAAACGGTTTTTTATTGAAAAGCGTAATTTGAATTGA
- a CDS encoding cation:proton antiporter: protein MIELAGIIILGILAQWVAWKFKIPAILPLILIGLLVGPIAAEFLSDDGTKWIEPIWNGEKGLFPGEGLYYFVSLAISIILFEGGLTLKRNEIKSVGPAITKLITLGAAITFFGAAIVAHYLFNLSWELCFLFSGLIIVTGPTVITPILRNIPLKKDVSTVLKWEGILIDPIGALVAVLVFEFISVGGDSGFTKTALLEFGKILLFGTTFGFTFAHALAFAINKNLIPHYLLNVVSLSTVLLVYVESDLFAHESGLLAVVVMGMVLGNNKLDNIKELLYFKESLSVLLISILFILLAANMNIDDLMLLYNWNTLILFLIVVFLIRPLGVFLSTTGSKLKFNEKLFISWVGPRGIVAAGIASLFGSKLLRNGVEGAEYITPLVFMIVLGTVLFNATTARMFAKVVGVFLTKSEGIVIVGASKISRLIGQYLLNNGRHIVLIDSNQSNLDNAKELGLETMNANVYSDTLTDNIELNDVGYLMALTANSDINKYVINKFKDSFGENGTFRLVTTTEMNDAQNNPKEGLFSHTDDFYSLNEVARNHPNIHEIDLDSKEHYNQLIEITEKDNDIVPIFIKNKTGILEIIPAYNKNVKIEEGSQLVYLGKEIKK from the coding sequence ATGATTGAATTAGCAGGAATAATAATTTTAGGTATACTGGCACAATGGGTGGCTTGGAAATTTAAAATACCTGCTATTTTACCTTTAATTTTAATTGGTCTATTAGTTGGGCCAATTGCGGCAGAATTTTTGTCAGATGACGGTACAAAATGGATAGAACCCATTTGGAATGGTGAAAAAGGTTTATTTCCAGGTGAAGGTTTGTACTACTTTGTTTCGTTAGCCATCAGTATTATTTTATTTGAGGGTGGGTTAACACTAAAAAGAAACGAGATTAAATCCGTGGGTCCTGCAATTACTAAATTAATTACATTAGGAGCGGCTATAACTTTTTTTGGGGCGGCCATTGTGGCTCATTATCTCTTTAACTTGAGTTGGGAATTATGTTTTTTGTTTTCGGGCTTAATCATTGTTACTGGACCTACTGTAATAACACCGATTCTAAGGAATATTCCACTAAAAAAAGACGTTTCTACAGTATTAAAATGGGAAGGGATTTTAATTGACCCTATAGGAGCTTTAGTTGCTGTATTGGTTTTTGAATTCATCAGTGTAGGCGGTGATAGTGGTTTTACAAAAACAGCATTGTTAGAGTTTGGCAAAATTCTACTTTTCGGAACTACTTTTGGATTTACTTTTGCCCATGCTCTAGCATTTGCTATTAATAAAAACTTAATACCTCATTATTTATTAAATGTAGTTTCACTCTCAACGGTACTTTTGGTGTACGTAGAGTCCGACCTTTTTGCACATGAATCTGGGTTATTAGCAGTTGTTGTAATGGGAATGGTTTTAGGTAACAATAAGTTAGATAATATTAAAGAACTGTTATATTTTAAGGAATCTTTAAGTGTACTGCTCATCTCAATACTATTTATTTTGCTGGCAGCTAACATGAATATTGACGACCTTATGCTGCTCTATAACTGGAACACCCTAATTTTATTTCTAATTGTAGTGTTTTTAATTAGGCCATTAGGTGTGTTTTTAAGTACAACTGGCTCCAAGTTAAAATTTAATGAAAAGTTATTTATAAGTTGGGTTGGGCCACGTGGTATAGTAGCTGCAGGTATTGCCTCATTATTTGGTAGCAAACTTTTAAGAAATGGTGTGGAAGGGGCTGAATATATTACGCCCTTGGTATTTATGATTGTATTAGGTACCGTATTGTTCAATGCCACCACAGCAAGGATGTTTGCAAAAGTTGTAGGTGTGTTTTTAACAAAATCAGAAGGAATTGTAATTGTTGGTGCATCGAAAATATCTCGCTTAATTGGTCAGTATTTATTGAACAATGGAAGGCATATAGTTCTAATTGATAGTAATCAATCTAATCTTGATAATGCCAAAGAATTAGGTTTAGAAACTATGAATGCAAATGTTTATTCTGATACGTTGACCGATAATATAGAATTAAATGATGTAGGTTATCTAATGGCATTAACCGCTAATTCTGACATTAATAAGTACGTAATTAATAAATTCAAAGATTCCTTTGGTGAAAATGGAACATTTAGATTAGTAACTACTACCGAAATGAACGATGCTCAAAACAATCCAAAAGAAGGGTTATTCTCACATACCGATGATTTTTATTCATTAAATGAAGTTGCTCGTAATCATCCTAATATACATGAGATTGATTTAGATTCTAAAGAGCATTATAATCAGTTAATTGAAATTACCGAAAAGGACAATGATATTGTTCCTATTTTTATCAAAAACAAAACAGGTATTTTAGAGATTATACCGGCATATAATAAGAATGTTAAAATAGAAGAGGGTTCACAACTAGTGTATCTAGGTAAGGAAATTAAAAAATAA
- a CDS encoding deoxynucleoside kinase has product MHVAIAGNIGAGKTTLTKLLAKHYKWTPHFESVEENPYLDDFYSEMERWSFNLQIYFLNSRFSQILEIHESGKNIIQDRTIYEDAHIFAPNLHAMGLMTNRDFTNYSTLFQLMEKLVSPPDLLIYLRASIQTLVGQIHNRGREYENSISIDYLSRLNERYEAWISTYTKGKLLIVDIDNLNIVDKPEDLGVIVDKIDAQLHGLF; this is encoded by the coding sequence ATGCACGTTGCCATTGCAGGAAATATAGGAGCAGGAAAAACAACACTTACCAAATTATTAGCAAAACATTACAAATGGACACCACATTTTGAATCGGTAGAAGAGAATCCCTATTTAGATGATTTTTACTCTGAAATGGAAAGATGGTCTTTTAACTTGCAAATTTACTTTTTGAACAGCAGATTCAGTCAAATATTAGAAATTCACGAAAGTGGAAAAAATATTATTCAGGACAGAACTATTTACGAAGATGCCCATATTTTTGCCCCGAACTTGCACGCTATGGGCTTAATGACCAATCGCGACTTTACTAATTATTCCACACTGTTTCAATTGATGGAAAAATTAGTATCTCCACCAGATTTATTAATTTACTTACGAGCAAGCATTCAGACCTTAGTCGGACAGATTCATAATCGCGGTAGAGAATATGAAAACTCCATAAGCATTGATTATTTAAGTCGATTGAACGAACGTTATGAAGCTTGGATTAGCACATATACTAAAGGTAAATTATTGATCGTAGATATTGACAATTTAAATATTGTCGATAAACCTGAAGATTTAGGTGTTATTGTAGATAAAATTGATGCTCAACTGCACGGATTGTTTTAG
- a CDS encoding 1-deoxy-D-xylulose-5-phosphate synthase — MSNDLLQHIINPKDLRKLPKEELPQLAKELREFIINIVATKEGHLGASLGVTELTIALHYVFDTPNDLLVWDVGHQAYGHKILTGRKEVFETNRQLGGISGFPKRSESEYDAFGVGHSSTSISAVLGMAIASQLKGEISKQHIAVIGDASIASGMAFEALNHVGVSKANILIILNDNAMGIDPSVGALKNYLTNIKNNKRDRKHNIIEAFNIDYSGPIDGHNLPKLLSELERLKTVKGPKFLHIITTKGKGLQQAEENQVKYHAPGKFDAKTGELVAKTDLKELPKYQDVFGLTLVELAKKNEKIVGITPAMPTGSSLKFMLDEIPERAFDVGIAEQHAVTLAAGMATQGLIPFCNIYSTFLQRAYDQVIHDVALQKLPVIFCLDRAGLVGEDGATHHGVFDLAYLRCIPNLIVFAPLNELELRNIMFTAQLGLDAPIAIRYPRGRGTMLDWKQPFSKLEIGKGQILKEGSKIAVLSIGTIGNRVIEAYTHIPNKDEIAYYNMRFVKPLDEKLLHTILKKFDTIITVEDGTIVGGFGTAILEFAQQQGYKNKNIEILGIPDKFIEHGKTEELFNSIGLTVATIKKALYLRT; from the coding sequence ATGTCAAATGACTTGTTACAACATATTATAAACCCCAAAGATTTACGCAAATTGCCCAAAGAAGAACTACCTCAATTGGCAAAAGAGCTACGTGAGTTTATCATCAATATTGTAGCTACAAAAGAAGGGCATTTGGGAGCCAGCTTAGGTGTAACAGAGTTAACGATTGCCTTACATTATGTTTTTGATACACCAAACGATTTATTGGTTTGGGATGTCGGCCATCAGGCATACGGACATAAAATTTTAACAGGTAGAAAGGAAGTATTTGAAACCAACAGGCAATTAGGAGGCATTTCTGGCTTCCCTAAAAGAAGTGAAAGTGAATATGATGCTTTTGGTGTAGGCCATTCTTCTACATCTATTTCTGCAGTTTTGGGAATGGCAATCGCTTCTCAATTAAAAGGAGAAATAAGTAAACAACATATTGCGGTTATTGGTGATGCCAGTATTGCAAGTGGTATGGCGTTTGAAGCACTAAACCATGTCGGTGTTAGTAAAGCAAATATTTTAATTATTTTAAATGATAATGCAATGGGTATTGACCCAAGTGTTGGTGCTTTAAAAAATTATTTGACCAATATTAAAAACAACAAAAGAGATAGAAAACACAATATTATTGAAGCTTTTAATATCGACTATTCAGGCCCAATTGACGGTCATAACTTACCTAAATTATTGTCAGAACTAGAGCGTTTAAAAACCGTAAAAGGCCCTAAGTTTTTACATATAATCACTACCAAAGGGAAAGGTTTACAACAAGCGGAAGAAAACCAAGTAAAATACCATGCTCCTGGAAAATTCGATGCTAAAACTGGAGAACTAGTTGCCAAAACGGACTTAAAAGAACTTCCAAAATATCAAGATGTTTTTGGATTGACTTTAGTTGAATTAGCCAAAAAGAATGAGAAAATAGTAGGTATAACACCAGCGATGCCAACAGGGAGTTCACTTAAATTTATGTTAGATGAAATTCCCGAAAGGGCTTTTGATGTTGGTATTGCTGAACAGCATGCGGTAACCTTAGCGGCTGGTATGGCAACACAAGGGTTAATACCTTTTTGTAATATTTACTCCACATTTTTACAACGTGCTTACGATCAGGTAATACACGATGTTGCTTTGCAAAAATTGCCAGTTATTTTTTGTTTAGATAGAGCTGGGTTGGTTGGTGAGGATGGTGCTACCCATCATGGAGTTTTTGATTTGGCATATTTACGTTGTATCCCTAATTTAATAGTATTTGCTCCTTTAAACGAACTAGAATTAAGAAACATTATGTTTACTGCACAATTGGGTCTTGATGCCCCGATTGCCATCAGATACCCAAGAGGAAGAGGCACGATGTTAGATTGGAAACAACCATTTTCCAAATTAGAAATCGGTAAGGGACAAATACTAAAAGAAGGTTCTAAAATTGCTGTGTTGAGCATTGGAACTATCGGGAATAGGGTTATAGAGGCATATACTCATATTCCCAATAAAGATGAAATTGCCTATTATAATATGCGTTTTGTAAAGCCATTGGACGAGAAGCTACTGCATACTATTCTTAAAAAATTCGATACCATTATTACTGTTGAGGACGGTACGATTGTAGGTGGTTTTGGGACTGCAATATTAGAATTTGCTCAACAACAAGGATATAAAAATAAAAACATTGAAATTCTGGGCATTCCTGATAAATTTATTGAGCATGGTAAAACAGAAGAATTATTTAACAGTATCGGCTTGACTGTGGCAACTATAAAAAAAGCACTATATTTGCGGACTTAA
- a CDS encoding 2Fe-2S iron-sulfur cluster-binding protein — MKENTIKVTITDREGKTHKLDAPTDMNMNVMELVRAYELAPEGTIGICGGMAMCASCQCYVETPELELPEMSMEEEDMLDQAFYVKENSRLGCQIYLKDELDGLKVELAPESEISE; from the coding sequence ATGAAAGAAAACACAATAAAAGTTACCATTACTGACCGTGAAGGTAAAACCCATAAACTGGATGCCCCTACGGATATGAATATGAACGTTATGGAACTGGTCAGGGCTTATGAACTTGCTCCCGAAGGAACTATTGGTATTTGTGGCGGTATGGCTATGTGTGCTTCTTGTCAATGTTATGTGGAAACACCGGAACTGGAACTGCCTGAGATGAGCATGGAAGAAGAAGATATGCTCGATCAAGCTTTTTATGTTAAAGAGAATAGTCGCTTGGGTTGTCAAATTTATTTAAAAGATGAATTGGATGGATTAAAAGTTGAATTGGCACCAGAATCTGAAATAAGTGAATAA
- a CDS encoding NAD(P)/FAD-dependent oxidoreductase translates to MIKTDILIIGAGPVGLFTVFEAGLLKLRCHLIDALPIPGGQLAEIYPKKPIYDIPGYPSVLAGELITNLEEQIAPFQPTYTLGERAETIKKLDDGSFVVTTNKGTEHHAPVVAIAGGLGSFEPRKPPIKEIVDYEDKGVEYIIREPNFYKDKKIIIAGGGDSALDWSIFLTSIAKEVTLVHRRTEFRGALDSVEKVKELVKKGKINLLTESEVVEIHGQDKVESVTIKHTQEGNKTLEVDHFIPLFGLSPKLGPIANWGLEIEKNAIVVDNATDYSTNIPGIFAIGDVNTYPGKLKLILCGFHEATIMVQSAYKIINPDAKKLVMKYTTVSGITGFDGVKKEQQKAVTTKI, encoded by the coding sequence ATGATTAAAACGGATATACTTATAATTGGTGCAGGTCCTGTAGGGCTTTTTACGGTATTTGAGGCGGGATTATTGAAGTTACGCTGTCATTTGATTGATGCTCTGCCCATTCCCGGTGGACAATTGGCCGAAATTTATCCCAAAAAACCGATTTACGATATTCCTGGTTATCCGTCCGTTTTGGCAGGAGAACTCATTACGAATTTGGAAGAGCAAATTGCACCGTTTCAACCTACATATACCTTAGGCGAACGTGCAGAAACAATAAAAAAATTAGATGATGGTAGTTTTGTGGTTACTACTAATAAAGGTACTGAACACCACGCTCCAGTTGTTGCCATTGCTGGAGGCTTAGGCTCGTTTGAACCCAGAAAACCACCTATTAAGGAAATTGTGGATTACGAAGACAAAGGTGTTGAGTATATTATTAGAGAACCGAATTTCTACAAAGACAAAAAAATAATTATTGCCGGGGGAGGAGATTCTGCCTTGGACTGGTCTATTTTTTTGACCAGTATTGCCAAAGAAGTAACCTTGGTTCATCGAAGAACGGAATTTAGAGGTGCTTTGGACTCGGTAGAGAAAGTAAAGGAACTGGTAAAGAAGGGAAAGATAAACTTATTGACAGAATCGGAAGTTGTTGAAATACACGGACAGGACAAAGTAGAATCCGTTACAATAAAGCATACCCAAGAAGGTAACAAAACCCTTGAAGTAGACCATTTTATTCCACTTTTTGGGCTATCACCAAAATTGGGACCAATTGCCAATTGGGGGCTGGAAATAGAGAAAAATGCCATAGTTGTTGATAACGCTACTGATTATAGCACCAATATTCCAGGTATTTTTGCCATTGGTGATGTAAATACCTATCCTGGAAAGCTGAAATTGATTCTTTGCGGATTTCATGAGGCTACGATTATGGTGCAATCGGCTTACAAAATTATCAATCCTGATGCCAAAAAATTGGTTATGAAGTACACGACAGTTTCGGGTATTACAGGTTTTGATGGTGTAAAGAAAGAACAGCAAAAAGCGGTTACGACAAAGATTTAA
- a CDS encoding SulP family inorganic anion transporter, protein MNTSNIVPSKGFKGLRENWRNDVSAALTVSLVALPLALGIAVASNVSPMSGVLSSIIAGVVTTFFRGGNLTINGPGAGLIAAVLGGLAVLDGNINYVLAAIVVSGAIQALLGFLKMGRFAKLLPSSVLHGILAAIGVIIFAKQIHFALGTTSDAKNIIGTLTDAFHKIPEINPFVFSIALVGILVLVFYKNINNKFIRAIPAPMWVLLLALPIVFGFDFFTEHSIPFLGKTYTVGPNLLIDIPDNPLDSIMHPDFAMIGTFAFWLTVSSITTIASVITLASARAVDKLDPYKRTTNLNKDLIGVGLSTMVSGALGGLPIINVIVRSTVNVNSNAKTKWSNFYHGIFLILFVLILAPVLRSVPLAALAAILVHTGFKLASPKVFKHAYDQGVEQLLFLSSTLIITLFTDLLYGIIGGILVTLILHILLAKVGFISFFKKIYKSGSKVYKLENGSYDVKLKGVANFLYALQLDKLLEEIPEGSTVRIDMAQTRLVDLTIMENLIDFKRIHDNNGGDVKLIGLDNHVASTSHNRALKIITGRVKKRITKRQIRLQKVANRNGWSFQREVDWNTSYLRNFHFFDSRPIEMKSNSLQGLDVENNAQWEIADIVFDEGALLALEVYQTTVQIVRLPSPIPRFIIDKEGLFDKIFDRVKVFSGARGDINFVKYAGFSGKFQLSGEDEEAIRAFFTDDLISFLEQNETHHIESNGEALMIFKYLHIARTDEVQNMLTFSHNLLKHMNLKRHFLKIPIRK, encoded by the coding sequence ATGAATACGAGTAACATAGTTCCTTCAAAAGGGTTTAAAGGACTTAGAGAGAATTGGAGGAATGATGTTTCAGCAGCATTAACGGTATCATTAGTGGCATTACCTTTAGCATTAGGGATTGCAGTAGCATCTAATGTATCTCCAATGTCGGGTGTACTATCTTCAATTATTGCAGGAGTAGTTACTACCTTTTTTCGAGGAGGCAATTTAACAATTAATGGCCCCGGGGCGGGCTTAATTGCCGCTGTTTTAGGAGGTCTAGCTGTTTTAGATGGTAATATCAATTACGTTTTGGCGGCAATTGTGGTATCTGGAGCTATTCAAGCTTTATTGGGGTTCTTAAAAATGGGAAGGTTTGCAAAATTGTTACCATCTTCAGTATTACATGGTATTTTAGCGGCAATTGGAGTTATTATTTTTGCAAAACAAATTCATTTTGCTTTAGGAACCACCTCCGATGCTAAAAATATAATAGGTACGCTAACTGACGCTTTCCACAAAATTCCTGAAATAAACCCTTTTGTTTTTTCGATTGCATTAGTAGGTATTTTGGTACTCGTTTTTTATAAAAACATTAATAATAAATTTATTCGTGCAATACCAGCTCCGATGTGGGTTTTACTATTAGCATTACCGATAGTATTTGGGTTTGATTTTTTTACTGAACATAGCATACCCTTTTTAGGAAAAACATATACTGTGGGTCCCAATTTATTAATTGATATTCCTGATAATCCCTTAGACAGTATTATGCATCCCGATTTTGCAATGATAGGCACATTTGCTTTTTGGCTCACTGTTTCATCTATAACCACAATTGCGTCGGTGATTACCTTGGCAAGTGCTAGAGCGGTAGATAAATTAGATCCTTACAAGAGAACGACAAACCTTAACAAAGACTTAATAGGTGTAGGTTTAAGTACGATGGTATCAGGGGCATTGGGCGGACTTCCAATAATAAATGTAATTGTTCGTAGTACGGTTAATGTAAATAGTAATGCCAAAACTAAATGGTCTAATTTTTATCATGGCATTTTTCTCATACTTTTTGTGCTAATCTTAGCACCAGTTTTAAGAAGTGTACCCTTGGCGGCTCTAGCGGCAATCTTAGTGCATACAGGTTTTAAATTAGCCTCACCAAAAGTATTCAAGCACGCTTATGACCAGGGTGTTGAACAGTTGTTATTTCTATCTTCTACACTTATAATTACTTTATTTACCGACTTACTTTATGGAATTATCGGTGGTATTCTAGTTACATTAATTTTGCACATATTATTGGCTAAAGTTGGCTTTATATCATTCTTTAAAAAGATTTATAAATCAGGCTCAAAAGTTTACAAATTAGAAAATGGTTCTTATGATGTTAAGTTAAAAGGAGTAGCAAATTTTTTATATGCTCTGCAATTGGATAAATTGTTAGAAGAAATTCCTGAAGGATCAACTGTACGGATTGACATGGCTCAAACACGCCTCGTAGATCTTACAATAATGGAAAATTTAATTGATTTTAAGCGAATTCATGATAACAATGGTGGAGACGTTAAACTCATCGGGTTAGATAATCATGTTGCCTCTACGAGCCATAATAGAGCATTGAAAATTATAACAGGTCGTGTTAAAAAACGAATTACCAAACGTCAAATTCGTTTACAAAAAGTGGCTAATAGAAATGGTTGGTCTTTTCAGCGTGAAGTTGATTGGAACACTTCTTATCTTAGAAATTTTCATTTCTTCGATTCTCGCCCAATAGAAATGAAGAGTAATTCTTTACAGGGTTTAGATGTTGAGAATAATGCCCAATGGGAAATTGCTGATATTGTTTTTGACGAAGGAGCATTGCTAGCTTTGGAGGTATATCAAACTACAGTACAGATTGTTCGATTGCCTTCCCCAATTCCGAGATTTATAATTGATAAGGAAGGCCTTTTTGATAAAATTTTTGATCGGGTAAAAGTTTTTTCTGGTGCAAGAGGAGATATTAATTTTGTTAAGTACGCAGGTTTTTCGGGTAAATTTCAATTAAGCGGAGAAGATGAAGAGGCGATCAGAGCTTTTTTTACAGACGACCTTATAAGTTTCTTAGAACAAAACGAAACTCACCATATAGAAAGTAATGGAGAGGCTTTGATGATATTTAAATACCTTCATATTGCCCGTACTGATGAAGTACAGAATATGTTAACCTTTTCGCACAATTTATTGAAGCATATGAATTTAAAAAGGCATTTCCTAAAAATACCAATTAGAAAATAG